In Deltaproteobacteria bacterium, the following proteins share a genomic window:
- a CDS encoding MFS transporter, with product MVACNVSHASTPARKEESISEQRDDARGYRPFWFKLAFFIGRPPELTRRQWRVLGLVAAVSFFEQYDLYLFTLALKQIQAGLAIEESQLGLLGSIVRFGALPAFFVTLVADRIGRRRVLLFTILAYTVFTGLTAFASDARLFVACQFLARTFAVAEALLAVVVIAEEFNPAVRGWGIGAFAAIESCGAGLAALLFALVGHLEHGWRGLYLVGLVPLLLVAQWRRTLPETERFTEYQQQRTNTGQSEHALMPLFHLMRMYPARMASLSAVVFVLAVTESAAGFFGPKYLQDVHGWTPSGVGLLTVLGGAFAVVGNTFAGWLSDRVGRKYVTVGFLLGEVIFTLAYYNSSATFVVPLWILMSFMLLGGNVTVAAYGAELFPTSYRSTAAGARVVVATIGGSLGLALESMLYSILGSHWEAISLLAALAVLGPLLVMLTFPETSGRTLEEIAPER from the coding sequence AGGGACGACGCGCGTGGCTATCGACCATTCTGGTTTAAGCTTGCGTTCTTTATTGGTCGACCACCAGAACTGACCCGCCGCCAGTGGCGCGTCCTTGGGCTCGTTGCGGCAGTGTCGTTCTTTGAGCAGTACGATCTCTACTTGTTTACGCTGGCGCTGAAGCAAATTCAGGCAGGGCTTGCGATCGAAGAATCCCAACTTGGCTTGTTAGGGTCGATCGTTCGCTTTGGGGCGTTACCGGCCTTCTTTGTTACGCTGGTTGCCGATCGCATTGGTCGGCGTCGGGTGTTGTTGTTTACGATCCTCGCGTACACCGTGTTTACTGGGCTGACGGCGTTTGCCTCAGATGCGCGCTTGTTTGTTGCTTGCCAGTTTCTCGCACGTACTTTTGCTGTTGCTGAGGCTCTCCTTGCGGTCGTGGTTATTGCTGAAGAGTTTAATCCTGCTGTCCGTGGTTGGGGCATTGGTGCGTTTGCAGCGATTGAATCTTGCGGCGCTGGCTTAGCGGCGCTGCTCTTTGCTTTGGTTGGGCATCTTGAGCACGGCTGGCGTGGGCTCTATCTGGTTGGTCTTGTTCCGTTGCTCTTAGTTGCGCAGTGGCGTCGCACATTACCGGAGACCGAACGATTCACCGAATATCAACAACAACGCACTAATACTGGTCAGTCTGAACATGCGCTGATGCCGCTGTTTCATCTCATGCGCATGTATCCAGCACGTATGGCGTCACTATCTGCTGTGGTGTTCGTACTCGCGGTGACAGAGTCCGCTGCCGGATTTTTCGGCCCAAAGTATTTACAAGATGTACATGGATGGACGCCAAGTGGGGTCGGACTGCTCACTGTTCTTGGCGGTGCATTTGCGGTCGTGGGGAATACATTTGCTGGCTGGCTCAGTGATCGTGTCGGACGTAAGTATGTCACTGTTGGTTTCTTACTTGGAGAAGTGATCTTTACGCTGGCCTATTACAATTCGTCAGCAACGTTTGTCGTCCCGCTTTGGATATTGATGAGCTTTATGCTGCTTGGCGGCAATGTGACCGTTGCGGCATATGGAGCTGAGTTATTCCCGACGTCCTATCGTTCGACTGCTGCTGGGGCACGAGTCGTTGTGGCGACAATCGGTGGGAGCCTCGGGCTTGCACTTGAATCGATGCTATACAGCATCTTAGGATCGCACTGGGAAGCGATCTCGCTATTAGCAGCACTCGCGGTATTAGGACCTCTGCTTGTGATGCTGACGTTTCCCGAAACGAGTGGGCGAACGTTGGAGGAGATTGCCCCGGAAAGATAA
- a CDS encoding glycerophosphodiester phosphodiesterase, which produces MIITSHRGAGSLEPENTLRAMHRAIALGVDQIETDVQLTKDGHLILMHDPTVDRTTNGTGKIAELTFAEIRQLDAGLGECVPTLEETLAITRGKVVLQIELKGPGTALPVVHAVEAANAVDQVILTSFKHQWLIEALMQNPKLRTGALWGRLPADVVQQTKQLGLHALHIWHEWIDQQLVSDAHQLGLFVRAWNTDKEEDMRRLINLGVDAIGSDRPDVLLNVCQQMGVR; this is translated from the coding sequence GTGATCATCACCTCCCACCGCGGCGCCGGTTCTCTCGAACCAGAAAACACTCTACGTGCGATGCATCGCGCGATTGCCCTTGGGGTCGATCAGATTGAAACTGACGTCCAACTCACCAAGGACGGCCACTTAATCCTGATGCACGATCCGACCGTTGATCGCACGACCAATGGCACTGGGAAAATTGCCGAACTGACCTTCGCTGAAATCCGACAACTGGATGCAGGACTCGGAGAATGTGTTCCAACACTCGAAGAGACGCTTGCGATCACCCGTGGGAAAGTCGTACTGCAAATAGAACTCAAAGGACCTGGAACCGCCCTTCCTGTCGTCCACGCCGTAGAAGCCGCCAATGCCGTCGATCAAGTTATCCTGACATCCTTCAAGCATCAGTGGCTCATCGAAGCGCTCATGCAAAATCCCAAGCTCCGCACCGGTGCACTCTGGGGTCGCTTGCCCGCGGACGTTGTTCAGCAGACCAAACAACTTGGCCTCCATGCGCTCCATATCTGGCATGAATGGATAGATCAACAGCTTGTGAGTGATGCCCATCAACTCGGCTTATTCGTCCGTGCCTGGAACACTGATAAAGAAGAGGACATGCGTCGGTTAATCAACCTCGGCGTTGATGCGATTGGTTCGGACCGACCTGACGTTTTGCTTAATGTATGTCAGCAGATGGGCGTGCGATGA
- a CDS encoding DNA-binding protein — MSVEHVTTVSYLPEGMPLPAPMPDGLDAPFWEGTKQHKLLVQRCKTCGSFQFGPEWICHKCRSGELSWVESSGRGKVYAFERVWHPVHKALKERGPYLIVLVELPDAGNVRMVGNLLGDPQQDVKIGDSVEVVWEDHTDVTLVQWQRI; from the coding sequence ATGTCGGTTGAGCATGTTACCACCGTTTCCTACCTCCCCGAAGGCATGCCGCTCCCTGCACCAATGCCTGATGGGCTCGATGCGCCATTTTGGGAGGGCACGAAACAGCACAAGCTGTTGGTTCAACGCTGCAAAACCTGCGGCTCGTTTCAGTTCGGTCCAGAGTGGATTTGCCATAAGTGTCGCTCTGGAGAACTGTCGTGGGTTGAGAGTTCAGGTCGCGGTAAGGTGTATGCCTTTGAACGGGTGTGGCATCCAGTGCACAAAGCTCTCAAAGAGCGTGGCCCCTATTTGATCGTTCTGGTGGAGCTGCCAGATGCCGGTAATGTTCGCATGGTCGGTAACTTACTTGGTGATCCACAACAGGATGTGAAGATTGGTGATAGTGTTGAGGTTGTGTGGGAAGATCATACTGATGTGACGTTGGTGCAATGGCAGCGTATTTAA
- a CDS encoding acetyl-CoA acetyltransferase, which produces MTDYTIKDKVAIVGIGETRYYKAGQSPVSEFQLALEAIQKAVADAGLQVEDIDGFASYSDDRNDPVRLAAALGVPQIQFSNMHWGGGGGGVAGAVGNAAAAVVAGYAKHVVAFRALAQGQFGRFGQGHAGARVRGPMAYSMPYGLMSPAQMFAMRTQRFMYEHNISQEALCGIALASYKHAQQNPRAIMYGRPLTRESYYNSRWIVEPFHLFDCCLENDGAAAVILTTTERARDLKQKPVYLMAAAQGSGYRQWTAAHNDPDYATSNFKTLAPRLFGMAGITPKDVDVAQVYENFTGGVLMSLVEHGLCSAEEAEAFCTNGNLEWPNGGLPLNTSGGNLAEAYMHGLELVLEGVRQMRGTSTCQVKDAQVCLVAAGPMVAPVSDLLLRN; this is translated from the coding sequence ATGACCGACTACACCATCAAAGACAAAGTTGCCATCGTTGGCATAGGCGAGACACGCTACTACAAAGCTGGGCAATCACCAGTGAGCGAGTTTCAACTCGCCCTCGAAGCGATTCAGAAAGCCGTGGCTGATGCTGGATTACAGGTCGAAGATATCGATGGATTTGCCTCGTATAGCGATGACCGCAATGACCCGGTTCGTCTTGCGGCAGCACTCGGCGTTCCGCAGATTCAGTTTTCCAACATGCACTGGGGTGGCGGCGGCGGTGGCGTCGCTGGTGCCGTCGGCAATGCTGCAGCAGCGGTTGTCGCAGGTTATGCCAAGCATGTAGTTGCGTTCCGAGCTTTAGCCCAAGGACAGTTTGGTCGCTTTGGCCAAGGTCATGCTGGTGCACGCGTCCGCGGCCCAATGGCCTACTCGATGCCATACGGCTTGATGTCGCCGGCGCAGATGTTCGCGATGCGTACGCAGCGGTTCATGTATGAACACAACATCAGCCAAGAGGCACTGTGCGGTATCGCCTTGGCGTCATATAAACATGCACAACAAAACCCTCGTGCAATTATGTATGGTCGTCCGCTCACACGCGAGTCGTACTACAACTCACGCTGGATCGTCGAACCATTTCATCTGTTTGACTGCTGTTTAGAGAATGATGGTGCAGCTGCTGTTATTCTTACCACCACCGAACGCGCTCGGGACCTCAAACAAAAGCCAGTCTATCTCATGGCTGCCGCGCAAGGCTCAGGCTATCGTCAATGGACAGCCGCACATAACGATCCCGATTATGCAACCTCGAACTTCAAGACCCTCGCACCACGTTTATTTGGTATGGCTGGCATTACTCCCAAAGACGTTGATGTCGCGCAAGTCTACGAGAATTTCACTGGCGGTGTGTTAATGAGCCTGGTTGAACACGGACTGTGCTCAGCCGAAGAAGCCGAAGCCTTTTGCACCAACGGCAACCTCGAATGGCCCAATGGCGGACTGCCGTTGAACACTAGTGGCGGCAATCTCGCTGAAGCCTACATGCACGGTCTCGAACTCGTCCTTGAAGGCGTCCGGCAAATGCGCGGAACGTCGACTTGCCAAGTGAAAGACGCGCAGGTTTGTCTCGTTGCCGCCGGACCAATGGTCGCGCCGGTGAGTGATTTGTTGCTGAGAAACTAA